In Hydractinia symbiolongicarpus strain clone_291-10 chromosome 4, HSymV2.1, whole genome shotgun sequence, the following proteins share a genomic window:
- the LOC130642051 gene encoding haloacid dehalogenase-like hydrolase domain-containing protein 2: MAASKTFCGVLIDLSGTVHVGEELISNAKNGLLRLQKANIPYRFVTNTTKESKDLLVKRLKRLRLDVHDSQIFTSLLAAKHYVTENKLNPHLMLHDDALSEFSDIQTNGKPDAILIGLAPGKFDYRSLNKAFSFILDGASLIAIHKARYYKRSDGLALGPGPFISALEYATGKKTVVIGKPEKEFFQSAVKSMHLEENATYFMIGDDVKDDIDGAQKAGMLGILVKTGKYRKNDEGTINPAPYRTVDSLADAVEIIIEYETGLQNLHETGL, from the exons ATGGCAGCTTCGAAAACTTTTTGCGGCGTTTTGATAGACCTCAGCGGTACGGTTCATGTTGGTGAAGAGCTGATTTCCAACGCAAAGAATGGTCTATTAAG actgcaaaaagcaaaTATACCATACCGCTTTGTAACGAACACAACTAAAGAGTCAAAGGATTTGCTTGTAAAACGTCTGAAGAGGTTACGTTTAGATGTCCATGATTCACAAATCTTTACTTCATTGTTAGCTGCAAAACATTATGTTACAGAAAATAAATTGAATCCTCATTTAATGCTGCATGACGACGCCCTATCAGAATTCTCAGATATTCAGACAAATGGAAAGCCTGATGCTATTCTTATTGGCCTCGCTCCAGGCAAGTTCGATTACAGAAGTTTGAACAAAGCATTCAG ttttattttagacGGAGCAAGTTTAATTGCAATCCACAAGGCACGTTACTATAAACGATCTGATGGTTTAGCATTGGGACCAGGTCCTTTTATTTCCGCGTTGGAATATGCAACCGGTAAAAAAACGGTTGTGATTGGAAAGCCAGAAAAAGAGTTTTTTCAAAGCGCAGTTAAAAGTATGCACCTTGAAGAAAACGCAACTTACTTCATGATAGGAGAT GATGTGAAAGATGATATTGATGGAGCACAGAAAGCTGGTATGTTGGGAATTTTGGTCAAGACAG gaaaatatcgcaaaaACGATGAAGGTACGATCAACCCTGCTCCTTACCGCACTGTTGACAGCCTTGCTGATGCAGTAGAAATCATTATAGAATACGAAACAGGCTTACAAAACCTTCATGAAACCGGATTATAA